DNA sequence from the Brachybacterium sp. P6-10-X1 genome:
GCTCGTCCCCGCGGCGCACCTCGTGCCCGTCGACGTCGATCATCAGATCGCCGATGGCCAGCTGCTCGGTGGTGGGCGGGTCGACGCGCCGCACCCGCGCCTTGATCCTCGCCACCAGCTCCTCGGGCTCGAAAGGCTTGGTCAGGTAGTCGTCTGCCCCGGCCTCGAGCCCTTCGACCACGTCGGCGGTGTCGGTGCGGGCGGTGAGCATGAGGATCGGGACCCCCGACTCGCGGCGCAGCCGACGGCACACCTCGATGCCGTCCATGCCGGGAAGCATCAGGTCGAGCAGGACGAGGTCGGGCCGCAGGCGCGGGAAGGTCTCCAGCGCGGAGGCGCCGTCGGGGGAGGTCGCGACCTCGTAGCCCTTGCCGCGCAGAACGATGCCGACCATCTCGGCGATCGCCTGGTCGTCATCAACCACGAGGATCCGTGAAGGCGTCGTCATGGAGGTCATTGTGCCACCGCGAGAGACCGGGGCCCGCATACGGCCGGTGCGGGGGTGTCCGGAAGATGCGCGGTCATCGACGTTCGTCGGATCGGTACGCGGCCCACGGTTCCGTAGGTTGTCCTCCAGGACATCGCCCCGGCCCTGCCGCTCAGGGCGGGACCGTACGGCAGCAGGAGGACGGATGAGCACGGGATGGACCGCACCGGGATCGCGCGAGAGCTCCGACCTGCCTGCCACCGACCACCGCGCGGACGACGCGGCCTCGGGCCCCGAACCCGCAGGGCCCGCCCCGGCCGACGGCCCCCGTCGGGAGCTGGTCCAGTCCCTGCCGCTGTTCCCCCTGCGTCCCCTCGCTCTCGGTGAGGTGCTCGGGGCCGCCGTGCGCATCTACCGGCTGCGGGCACGGACCGTGCTCTCCCTCGCGGCCGCCGTCTACGGGGTCGCCTTCGTGATCATGACCCTCGCGACCGGGGCGGGGATGATCCCGATGATGGGCGACATGCAGGCGATGCTGGAGGATCCCGCCTCCTCCACCGCCTCCTCCGGGACCTTCTCCGCTTCCGACGCCCTGGTGACGATCGGGTCCTCGGTGGTCTCGGGGGTGATCACCATGCTGGCCGCGTCCCTGGTCACCGTGGCCCTGACCGCCGTCGCGATCGGTGAGGCCACCGGTCACCCGATCACCGGGGCGCAGATGCGCTCGCGCACGCGGCAGCTGGCCCTGCCCGCGATCGGGATCGCCCTCCTGGTCGGCCTGCTCAGCCTGCTCGCCATCGCCCTGCCCACCGCCCTCGGCCTCGTGCCGCTGGTGGTGCTGCAGGATCCGACCGTGCTGACCATCGGGGCGCTCCTCGTCGGCCTGGGGATCGGGCTGCTCGCCGGGATCTGGGTCTGGGCCCGCACCATCCTGGCGATCCCCGCGCTGGTCATCGAGGACACCGGGGTGCCCGGCTCGATCACTCGCGCTTTCCGCCTGACCGCCGGTCGCAGGCTGTGGCGGGTGCTGGGCATCGGCGTGCTGCTCTACGTCATCTACACGCTCGCCGTGCAGGTGGTCGCGGGGGTGTTCGGCTTCGTCGCCGGCCTCGCGTACGTCGTGATCCTGCTGGCCAGCTCGATGCAGGCCCTCGTGCTCGGGATGATGGTGCTGACGGTCGTCTCGATGCTCGGCACCTACCTCGCGACGGTGCTGCTGGCACCGTTCCTCTCGGCCGGGTTCGCGGCCCTCTACGCCGACAACCGCATGCGCCACGAGGCCTGGGACGTCGAGCTGACGCGTCAGGCGCGGCAGAACTGGGGCGCCGACGGGGGCGGCGGGCGATGATCACCGCCGGCCCCCCGCCCGTGGACCCGGACGAGGCGCGCTCCCGCCTGCTCGATGAGCTCTCGAAGTCGGAGTACGACGACTCCCCGGGGTTCCTCCAGTGGCTGCTGGGGGTGATCGAGCGGTGGCTCGTCGAGGTCGTCGACGGCATCGACGGCACCTCGACCACCCATGCCGTCCTCGCCGTGGTGCTGGTCGGGGTCCTGGTGGCCGTGGCCGTGCTGGTGTTGCGTCGCACCGGCCTGATCCGTCGCAACCCCTCCCTCGCGGTCGCCCCCGAGCTCGACGCCGACCCGGTCCGCTCCGCCCCCGAGCTGCGCGCCGCCTCCCGGGACGCGATAGCGGCCGGACGGACCGACGACGGCACCGTGCTGGCCCTGCGCGCGCTCGTGCGCGACCTCGAGGTGCGGACCCTGCTGGACG
Encoded proteins:
- a CDS encoding DUF4129 domain-containing protein, with product MITAGPPPVDPDEARSRLLDELSKSEYDDSPGFLQWLLGVIERWLVEVVDGIDGTSTTHAVLAVVLVGVLVAVAVLVLRRTGLIRRNPSLAVAPELDADPVRSAPELRAASRDAIAAGRTDDGTVLALRALVRDLEVRTLLDVAAGMTAHEAAGRAARAYPDLRGGLLRGADAFDTAAYSHRATSEKQADDLLRLAEYIAESAPDLVSAEAEGGSAAADGTPDARPGDNS
- a CDS encoding glycerophosphodiester phosphodiesterase — its product is MSTGWTAPGSRESSDLPATDHRADDAASGPEPAGPAPADGPRRELVQSLPLFPLRPLALGEVLGAAVRIYRLRARTVLSLAAAVYGVAFVIMTLATGAGMIPMMGDMQAMLEDPASSTASSGTFSASDALVTIGSSVVSGVITMLAASLVTVALTAVAIGEATGHPITGAQMRSRTRQLALPAIGIALLVGLLSLLAIALPTALGLVPLVVLQDPTVLTIGALLVGLGIGLLAGIWVWARTILAIPALVIEDTGVPGSITRAFRLTAGRRLWRVLGIGVLLYVIYTLAVQVVAGVFGFVAGLAYVVILLASSMQALVLGMMVLTVVSMLGTYLATVLLAPFLSAGFAALYADNRMRHEAWDVELTRQARQNWGADGGGGR
- the mtrA gene encoding MtrAB system response regulator MtrA, whose protein sequence is MTSMTTPSRILVVDDDQAIAEMVGIVLRGKGYEVATSPDGASALETFPRLRPDLVLLDLMLPGMDGIEVCRRLRRESGVPILMLTARTDTADVVEGLEAGADDYLTKPFEPEELVARIKARVRRVDPPTTEQLAIGDLMIDVDGHEVRRGDELISLTPLEFDLLTQLARKPWQVFTRDVLLRDVWGYRHSADTRLVNVHVQRLRSKIEHDPENPGIVVTVRGVGYRAGGAS